tataaagtttaaaaactcTTAGAACGCTTTATAATTGACCTTCAATAATCTGgataaattaatgatattttattgatggTACTAAACAAACAACCAAATAGAGCAAAATGTATTCattctatatacagggttagttaacaattttaggtcaatattttaaaaaatatgtactaaatgaaattttatattttatgagaTCTAATAATTGGGACACTCACATTATTTTGCTCAGAAAAGTCTATACAATAACATCgcgatttaaattttgtaaaattaaaaatctgtaGATGCTATGATCTCAATAACTTTCAGTTATTGTTGCCTGTTGCCATTTTTAAAGCGAGttgaaatttgtattttattgcaaagGTGTATCTTAAGCCAATTGGGAAATTTTATTGACTTACCTTCattacatttattatatttatctaaaataagAGAAATCGATATTAAAAGGTTTACTAGGTTGCAAGGAAAACCTAGAAATTTCAgtcaataaattatattcaccagaatgtcaaaaaaatgacCACGATAATCTTAATTTCATAGCGTGGAgtgaattaattttccaaGATTTGgaatagtaaataataaaagtgaaaaaaatcattttaccCGTTGACAGAACATGAAACTGTTAAACATGTAAATTTTTGGATGTCATTGCCTTAAAAACTATCGACGAAAACATAGTTATTctttaaaggaaatatttggAATTGCTCGTGAAggtaaaaatcatttaatttagcataattaaattctattaTAGACAAAATAGCAAGaatctttgattattttttgaaattgctaAGCTTTTTATTATCTCCCTATACCATGATAAATCGAAATTAATAAGAACAAAATGACTGTTTTTGTATAgcataaaaacttaattttgggCAGATAtgtgcgttttttttttaccttaagaattattaaaatcactCTGTTCTTCGCAATCCGTGTCTATGTGTCCTAAACCTCCAAATCTCATTTTTGGCTAAACGTAACAGTATTAAAAAGGCGAGAATATCAGAGACAATTAGCATATAAAATACGTTGTGCCAACCGTAACTGGACACGAATCCTGCCAGAAGAGGACCCACAGCTGCCCCTGAAATGTATCTCTTTGTATTTGAGAGTTTTTGACTAATTTATACTAATTACCAATCGATCCAGTTCCATCGATTATGGCCGTAACGGTCGCCAAAGCTTTGGAGTTTCCCTCCAAACACGTGTGGGTGCCTAGTTCTGCAGACACGGCGGTAGTTATGAGGGCGTAGGGCCCGTTTACCAACAATCCGACAATTATTAATAGCACCATGTTCAGGCCTATCCCGAGGacacttaatttttgataaatgaaCATCTGGAAGaagatttttactttaatatgttccaaattgaaaaaaaaactatttaaacgTTGTATTAGCAGCACAACTTCTAAGATTGGTTAACTAAGAGGGTTTAGTATGtaatataaatgtaaacaaactCCGTAACATTAAAACTCCTTATATAAAACagaatattattttgcagTGCTGCGGGAGAAACTCTATGaactaaaacaataatttcaatcaTTTGGATATCACCATTGTTTTCAACTTGTTCTATGTTTTGTCTAtcttccaaattaaaattaaaaattataatgggCGGCTCTTCCCCAGAATCTTAGCAAtttatatgtaataaaatataacacaATAAAAGTTTGTAGACTTCATAAACTGCATTAACATTGAACTTAAGTCAATGTATGACTGACCATTGGGGCAGAGAGGAGCAGCATGCTGACACAAGTGGTGGCTGGCATCTCAGATTTGTCGCTGACTATACCGGCCACTATTGCGCCTACTATACCGCCTACATCGAACAATGTAGACAAATCCGCGCTCAGTGTAGCTCCCATTGTAGCTGAAAAAAACCCTCAGTTAAATCCACTGCTTGAAGTAAAATTTCTACGTTACTCACTTGACTTGTTAACATACAAAGGTAGCCAGTAGAGGAATGTGTAACTAACCAGTTTGGCGAAAAACAAAGCCAGAGAGAATTCAATAACTCCAGGGATTTTTAGGGCACCTATGAAGCCGATTGGTTGGTAGCTGGAACTGCTACCTGAAGATTCGCCAATGAGTCTGGTGCGTTCAGTAGCGCCTCTATGGAGCACCTCCTGTAGATTTAAATCAGTAATATAGCTGTTAAACTCAactttattcttaaaattatacaatataAAGCAACAGAATATATCAAATAGGGTTAGTTCCAAGTTTAAGTACCTTAAAAATCCTGCAAACACAAACTTAAACTTACATCCCTTCTTGTTGTGTTTATCAATCTTTCCTATAAAATGAATTACCCAAACAATAAGAAAACCTTAACACAACCATaagaataaagaaatatttttctcactTGCTCCCCAATAATGATTTCTGAATCATCCACCTCTGAGCTGGACCTGCGTGAATCGGTTATCAATCCTCTATTGGCCACTTGATTTCCTAAAGGCTTATACACtctctaaaattattaatacaaaattacatTACTTATGAAAGTTCATTCAAAACATCATTACCCCTTCTTCCACTCGATTCTCTAAAATTGTAAACCCAACATCACTAGGACTGACAACTAAAAAGAGAAACAGTACAAAACCCACAAGTCCAATTATCAGCCCTGGAACTATAAATGATAAGGCCCAATCTGTCTCAACATATTCAGCTGCAATTAATGAACCTATGGGAAGAATTTAGCTGTAAAAGGGTTTTTTTGCTGTGTTGGTGCATACCTAGTATATTGCCAATGCTAGTATGAGAGTTCCATAAACCAAAAATCAGCCCCCTTTTGGTTTTTCCAAACCAATTGCTCATTACAGTGAC
The DNA window shown above is from Euwallacea similis isolate ESF13 chromosome 2, ESF131.1, whole genome shotgun sequence and carries:
- the MFS16 gene encoding glucose-6-phosphate exchanger SLC37A2; this encodes MVVFPFSKLRFRRRRVKMSLMSSDLPWGIQFLRKLSDRCFPHRLHFNREFCYRTSVVFLTYIAYMSYHLSRKPISVVKAVLHRNCSTLRTPLPNDSPTWCDWKPFDGSDSSASQLLGELDSAFLFCYAAAMFFSGFIAERVNLRYFLALGMLFSGVFSYLFGIGKTYDIHNLWYYISVQALAGITQTTGWPGVVTVMSNWFGKTKRGLIFGLWNSHTSIGNILGSLIAAEYVETDWALSFIVPGLIIGLVGFVLFLFLVVSPSDVGFTILENRVEEGRVYKPLGNQVANRGLITDSRRSSSEVDDSEIIIGEQEVLHRGATERTRLIGESSGSSSSYQPIGFIGALKIPGVIEFSLALFFAKLVSYTFLYWLPLYVNKSTTMGATLSADLSTLFDVGGIVGAIVAGIVSDKSEMPATTCVSMLLLSAPMMFIYQKLSVLGIGLNMVLLIIVGLLVNGPYALITTAVSAELGTHTCLEGNSKALATVTAIIDGTGSIGAAVGPLLAGFVSSYGWHNVFYMLIVSDILAFLILLRLAKNEIWRFRTHRHGLRRTE